In Sesamum indicum cultivar Zhongzhi No. 13 linkage group LG8, S_indicum_v1.0, whole genome shotgun sequence, the sequence aaccatTAAAATTATGGATACTTCCAAATTCgagaaattattgatatatatgtttatcacgaatttattaaaagaaattgggaATTTGAGGGAGGTGAATGATTGAGAAACGTTAATGACAGGTGGGGTCCATGTGACGTGGAATTTGCAGCTTCGAACAGAGTGGTCGGTTTCTCATTCCGTACCCCTCATAAATGTTTACGTACATccattttttccattttttccttaaattctaattatattcACTTTTAATGAGTggacatgaaaaaaataaaataaaacaaacaacgGAAGCTGTTGCCTTCTAGAAGAAACTGGGGATGGGCCGTTTTCGAGTTGATTATACGTAATGTGAGAATGGAAGCTTCCAATCCAATTATTGAGAATgctacaaattaaataatcttcttttattaataatttgaagttttaaattgaatgattatttaatatagtatcatatttaaaataacttacaaaataCCTTGAATTTAAACCTGTTAAACATGAATAAGAATTTCacgtattatttttttaatataaacttaaattagtatgaaaagcAATTATTAAAGTTTCGATTAGCTTGAAGTCATGGTTTGACGCCAATTATTGAACtttgattgatttgatgaTACGTGTCCGTAGACAATGTTGACAGGAccaacttaaaataaaaaaaatttagaattattatcatctaaaaaaaaagtttagaattactaatatacaataataattgatacccctttaattactttttcaaaGTCCAACACAAAAAGTGGGTTTGGGTTTGTCAGCATGGCAGGCTCAAGCTCTGTTGGCCTAACAACAAAACGGATTAAGCTTTGATCCGGTTCGAAATATGCGATCTTTTTTGGACAATATAAATCAACTATTTAGTCTCCCCAGATTGTTAATGGGTTCTGATGATTGAAACATGTACGTTAGGCTAGTTGAGTTCATCTCCAACTAAGgtcctccgacgctcaagttagttcaGGTCGAGATAGAAATATGCGATCTAAAGGCGTACGGTCGAAAGTAATAAATGCAAGTTACCTCAAATGATTTGTATCTGGGTATTTATAAGGCTCAAATGTACAGTATTAACTGGGCCACGTGTCACAATTTGGGTGACCTTAACTTTTATCGTGTGGTGGAGAGTCCATCCTGCTATTCGGGTTGGTTTGCGGATTCTGGCATGGGTTGGAGCTCCGAAAATCTGACCTGCTCGCTGGTCACGCGGATCCTGCTGGTTTTatctattttacccttaaatGAGGggttttttttgtcatttcgGCATGAAATAAGGGTAATTCCCATCAATCTTATTATCTAAATTATGCTAATATGGTAAGATTCAAAAATAAAGTCCAATCAGTAAGTTCATGCACAAAATATTCTTGTCTCAATTAGGTTTAACCGAATTAGATCAATTACAGAGcaagtgtatcacacttgttatgtgatcAATCACTTTTTATGAACCGTAGATCAATTAACAATAACTGTATTGTACTTGCCATATAAATAGCTCAAATTCGATTGAGTGCGGTCCAGGTTAGAATATCCCGTTCATGCACTATACATTTGAGATGACACATCATCTAGATTGAACACATCAACGACTACATCATCCTAAGAGATCTTTAACTAAATTCCTTTTATATTAGTGGGAACAGTTGGCCAAAGCAGCTAGTAACCACTTTTCCTACTTCTTGGGTCAACAGGCAAGCCTCGTTCAAACAGCTATAACACCTAGGAGATAAATCCAATTAGGTATGGATGATACTGTTTTGAAGCTAACATCTAAAGCTTTCTATTGATGTACAACTTGCCCTAACACATATGCAGATCTCGTCCCAATTctctctataaatagagagtTTGTTGCAGGTAAAAGTTACTTTGATCCTTCacactttgtattttttctcatGTGAAACAGCGCCCTACTCATTTTCTACGTTCTACAATCTCAATTTAGCTTAGGAGTGTTCAAAATTCGACTAACCGGCTAAAAATCGATCGAGTCGAAGTTTTGATTCGTACTGAATATCGAAtcgaatatttatttttttaaaaaaaatcaatataagtCAATTAGTACGATTTTTTCGATTCGATTAATCATACCgaccaaatttttaaatatatatttatatttatatttaaaatttataaatatataaattatattataaatatattattatattatatattactttactgttgactttattatattatatatacattatattataaaaattctatcattttatgattttagaaaaaaaaaacccataaaATATCAGTTTTTTAAAAGTTTGCTTGTTCAATTTTTAGTCGGATCGAACAGAAAAAACGTTCAATTATAACCTAACCGATTAATTCGAATCGGAACGACGAATCAAATTTTTGGttaatcaaaaaatcaaatcatgtTCGATTCTGTTTGGTTAACCGAACTAAACTGGCATACTTTAGCTTTCATTTCTATGCTCAAGTGCTCTACATCACTAATTTTGACATTATCTCgtgttattttaaattcttcttatttctttttcaataattcaagTACTTGGCTTAAGAATCAGAGTACTAATATCTATTTTGCAGGTTAGCtccaatttgattttaagACTTTTGAGAAGCTTATTCGATCGTTGTGGTGTTGTTAGACTCTGTACATAtcaatgatattttatttattaatttaattattttttaattaatcaaatacaaTAATCTGTATCTCTTGAATGTTTAAAGTATGAAAGTTTTAGccaattatgattttttgaaattaattatatcaaaattatcattttcatattacccatggaatttaataaaatattttccctaattagttattttaagattatacgatacttaaaatttataagatattgaaaaatatttggactCAATGTTTAAAgaataatcttataaaataaaattaaaaaaatattatgaacttataaacattttttaaaaatataaaaaaaaaactcctaAATAATACCAACATCTATAtgctatataattttatatatccaaataaaactttaaactaaaatataataatttataacttttacaaatattttataaaatttatgaatttataagatattttaaataaacttttacaAAAGATTCATAGTTTAGTGAGATGGACTTGGACGGTCCACACTTTCTTTGTTCTTGCTCCCGACATGTTCACACGATCTTATGCTAATGGTTGAGGGGAAAATAAACCTTGTTCATCTTAATTCTACATTCATGTCCcctcatttattatttatttacataaattattattgtctcttgcattattataaaatgaaaaatatattattttgatctgCTAAATATgtctgattttaattttaatctgataattatgtctatttttgtttagatccaataacttacgaaattgcttacttttattcatttggcagattttcggacaattttacccctatgcaacttttgaaaggcagttttttAGTGCActcatagggataaaattatccgaaaatctgccagatgactcaaagtaagcaatttcgtaagttactggacctaaataaaaataaacatagttatcggactaaaattaaaattaggcatacttaacggactaaaataatacttttttcttataaaaatcacTCTTgacagtaaaaaaatatagataacgGTTTGagggtgtatgtataattttttttttcagaaaataagaatgatatatgtaaatagtgttatcattttttatgggtgtatatataattttcaaaaatagagataatttgtgtaaataagaCATAGTTCAAGAGTGTAGATGTAATTTGTGTGAGGATTTGTATACTGAATAGTAGGTGTATTGTTTCTATTGAAATAGTaggtgaaattatttaaaaaatgtgaaaaaaaaagaaaattaggaatttggtgtgttttagaaagtattaaatttaaaaagctgggcaattttctttctttttttttcatttaattaaattttaaataattaattatataatttcatataaatataactttaatatgttaattaatacaacgataactttaaaatgttaattatatataattaaatgaaattatataattaattatttaaaatttaattaaatgaaaaaaaaagaaagaaaattgcccagcttttttttaaacaaaaaatttgccCAAATCTTGGGCttgttttttaaaacaaacaaattattaaattattatgccACCGCGGTggcttattttaatatttttttttctttcattttgtcaCTGCggtcaaaataatttttttttctttttatatttcaaatcgTGGCACCGCGCTTTGTGAGCGCGGTGCcacttagaaatttaacattttctaaaacacaccaaattcctaattttctttttttttgtattttttaaataattttatcaaatagtAGGTATTATTTATACTGTAATAGTAGTTGGtgattagattttatttatttaatattattgatataattgttGTAATGATCCGacagaaattattataatcaatttatttcaactaataaattcatcgcttttacttcaaaaaaaagggttaaattgatatttatttcttacagaattattcattttgttaaaaatgaaaattatatattatgtaggcttttctttaaaatattagtagtTGTTCTTGCAAGTAGTCcctacatgcatataataaatatgttttatataaaaaatatattataaataaaaataaaatatattatctgGACAATTgagttaatgtaaaattaaagatttgttttgaataaattaattattttctgatACGGCGTCGCTTCCGCTCCTGTTTCCGGTCAACAAATTACTGATGAACGCCAAATTGCAATCTGGATAAAGATGAAGGACCAGTAGGAAAATAGAATTCTACCCGACCCGACAAAAGAAGCCCAAGTGAGCTCGAGTCAAGATTCAGTTGAGGTTGGTTGAAGCTCAGCCTCATAACTCACACTGGAGCCCCAAACACAGTGTCAACTTGGGGGAGAGAACGATTTTTCTGAGTATTTTTCGTCACTTTCCTCTCGATCTCGCCTCGATCAATCGGTAAATCGGTCCTTCtcgctttttttttaatgcgGTTTTTGGGTCATGGATCTCATTATTTGATGCTTGGTGTTATGTATGTTATTTGATTTGGTTTTGTTTGTTGATTCTGTgcttttgtaataattaaaagtcgCGATAATAATCTGTGGAAAAACGGTCGAATCGATTGTTTCTTTCTGGTCTTTTAGACGTAAATTGGTNNNNNNNNNNTTAGATTGAGATCAGTATGCAAGTGTTTTTTTTCTGAAGAATTGATCATCTGGTGTGGATTATGGCTTCTTGGAAAGTACTGAAAAGGCTGGTCCAGATAATGAGTTTTCTGAACTTGGAACTCATATTGCGATCTTTCGATCTAAGCTAGTAAAATGAGTGTACTTAGctttagtaaattttgttgGAAGTTTGGCTCACTTGGGTATAAAAGAGCAAgtgataaagaaaagaaaaatccgTGATAGCTAATTGTCATCAATTTTAACCTTCTCGCTCTCAGTGTATTCCATGCTAAGGCAAGCATggattatgtaataatttccAGCTTGCATGTGGCTGATCCACGTTAGTTTTAGGTCATCTCATAAGCATGGAAGAGTTTACTTGCTTCGTCAAAATGGCCGATACTTTTTCTCTGCGAACAACTTTTAACAGTCTGTTTGGATCTAGAACTAAGCTGAGATAGTTGAAACGGAAAGGAAAAACTTCTAGAAATTAAATTCGTAGTGTTTCCTTATGGACAacaattgtaattaaaactCTATGAATGTGGTTGAGTATCAGTCGGAAACTGAGAAGTTATTATTTCCATTGATAGACGGAAACTGAGAAtacaaattgtatttttgagttttcagTTCTCTTAGGCATTCCAAATGAATTTCAGTTATAACGCTAAGAAACTTATGTCGTATATGACAATTCGATTGTGGAGAAGTTGGATTGCActctgtttttgtttctttcatgtTGAGCAcccattttctgaaattatgaatttgaagttAAGAACTTAAGACAGGAGGACGTTTAACTACTTTCAGTTAGTGTATATGgcatcagaaaataaatagctccacatttttcttttatgttgcatttgaatttgagaGAAGGATTTGgagaaataatttcaaattactttatattaaaaacatttgaaatccattagtattcaacaaaatatagttcaaaattagaGTTGAAGGATTTGAAACCCTTTGAATTTAGGATTATctaaacaaattgaaaatatttgttattagaGATTTCCAATTCACAACTCCAACCAAATGTGACCTTATGTAACTTGTGTATTTTCTGTCGCTTGCAAAGGAATATATTAAGTATTTTGATGACTGAAGTGGATTATATATGGTTCATACGTTTCTCAATGACTATGCCGTTCACTTTCTCTTTGCCTTGACCTCTTAGGAGCTGGAGCCCTGATGTGGAGGTGAAACGCTCATTTTTTAGTGGTCTTCTAGCTGCAAGATGTGGAATTGTGCATCCAGTTATATAGCTGGAAGTATTGGGTTAAAGAATGATGTTCTGAAgccaagaaaatattcaatagATTGCTCAGACGATGAAGGGTCTTCCGTCACGAGCAGAGACGAGGGCTTGGAATGCCCAATATGCTGGGAATCATTTAACCTGGTCGAAAACATACCTTATGTTTTGTGGTGTGGGCATACATTATGCAAACACTGTATCCTAGGACTTCAATGGGCTGTTGTCAAATTTCCTACTTTACCTCTTCAGCTCCCACTTCTCATATCCTGCCCATGGTGCAATGTTTTATCACTCCGTTTGGTTTATAGGGGGAACCTGAAATTTCCTCGTAAAAACTTCTTCCTTCTCTGGATGCTTGAGAGCATGAACGGCGACAGAGTGAAGTCTCATTCTGCCATCTGTGGGGATCATCAGGCAGGTTGTCAATCAAGCATGAAAGCAGCAGGAAACCATACAGGGAATAACCTATATTTTCCTCATTCTGAAGCATCAGGATCAAGTGATAATggtaatcaatttattaacaGTTATGTTGCCACCATTGAGAGAATGCATCTCTCTCTTAGAAAGTCCCTCATTTTCTTTGTCCATTTGACAGCCAAGTTCCCACTCGTCATAATTCTACTCCTCATAATTTTGTATGCAATTCCTGCCAGTGCAGCCATCTTGGCCCTGTACATACTCATCACATTCGTCTTTGCGCTTCCGTCTTTCCTCATTCTATACTTTGCCTACCCGAGTTTGGATTGGCTCATGAGGGAGATCATCACATGATCTCATTTTCCCGGGTGAAAGTTACCTTGTCTGATAGCTCCTTCCATGCAAGAAtctttatttgtatttttctggTAAGTTGGGATATGCTAGTGATCTATCTATTCGTGTTGTGCCGAGTACAGCTCAGTTCTGCCAAGAAATGTCGTCTTCCTATGTATAAAACAAGGTAGCGTGGCATGTTAAATCTCAAGTAGGatagttttgattttttgggtGGCAGAGGATGGTGTAGAATCCTCCTAGTAGTTGTAGTAGTTGTCTTGTCCCTCAACATTTGCCAAAGACAGGAAATTCTGTGCTAAATGAAATTGTCCTAACAATGTGGATCATAGAGTAATTATACAGAGTTGCATTTTTAGCAGGAGAACAATTAGATCTTTGGATTATCTGAAAATTACTTTACAGTACGCAAACTTCCCATTTGAAAAGAAACAATCATTCATTTTCCAACATCATTACTTTGCCTccaatacataaatatattatactcaATTATCAACTCATAATACATTCACacaatgtttggattcataattttataattcattgtacctaaattttttaaaaataatctcaTTCTGAAtgttaatgaataaataaaaaatttatatttaattagcataataaataattagatgaaaaataattatatgcgGGTTAAAAGCACCAACTATATAGTTTTaatcaaatgtaattttaatataatttaatctcaaaaattactattagaAACAGGAACTAAATGACACAAGAAATTGTATTTGTACTCGAAATAAAGATTTGATCTGCTAAATCGTAAGATCATTCAAAAGCTGAAGCAGTGTACCATTGTTGTGGTGATATTATctgaaaaatcattatttcaaagacatggttttatttttgataatggGACAGACTTAAAATAGGAGGGGCAGGAGGCAGTTCATAATCACTAcatatatagttcaaattgTGATAGAGCTGCTGCTATTGATGTTGCTGTGGCAGCAGATTGGCATTGACATCTCAGCAAAtctatcaataattttaaacaatcTCC encodes:
- the LOC105167631 gene encoding uncharacterized protein LOC105167631 isoform X2; protein product: MWNCASSYIAGSIGLKNDVLKPRKYSIDCSDDEGSSVTSRDEGLECPICWESFNLVENIPYVLWCGHTLCKHCILGLQWAVVKFPTLPLQLPLLISCPWCNVLSLRLVYRGNLKFPRKNFFLLWMLESMNGDRVKSHSAICGDHQAGCQSSMKAAGNHTGNNLYFPHSEASGSSDNAKFPLVIILLLIILYAIPASAAILALYILITFVFALPSFLILYFAYPSLDWLMREIIT
- the LOC105167631 gene encoding uncharacterized protein LOC105167631 isoform X1 is translated as MWNCASSYIAGSIGLKNDVLKPRKYSIDCSDDEGSSVTSRDEGLECPICWESFNLVENIPYVLWCGHTLCKHCILGLQWAVVKFPTLPLQLPLLISCPWCNVLSLRLVYRGNLKFPRKNFFLLWMLESMNGDRVKSHSAICGDHQAGCQSSMKAAGNHTGNNLYFPHSEASGSSDNGNQFINSYVATIERMHLSLRKSLIFFVHLTAKFPLVIILLLIILYAIPASAAILALYILITFVFALPSFLILYFAYPSLDWLMREIIT